The DNA sequence GAAACATCAAAGGTTATGACAAAAAAATGCGAGAAATAATTTTTTATGAAGATCATCGTTGTCCGATTACTCGAATGAAACTTGGAAAATTAAAAGCTATTTTAGAGGAATTAAAAGGATAAATAGAATAGATAATGAAATAGCAAATATAGTTAAATTTTTAAATAAAAACTATTGACAAAGTTCTCCAAACTGGTATAATAGTATATGTTCTGTGAAAGAGCATATATGGTCCGTTGGTCAAGGGGTTAAGACACCGCCTTTTCACGGCGGTAACACGGGTTCGAATCCCGTACGGACTATATTATCCGGCATAGCTCAGTTGGTAGTAGCGCATGACTGTTAATCATGATGTCGTAGGTTCGAGTCCTACTGCCGGAGCTACGAAGCATTCATAAAGGATGCTTTTTTATATTAGTAATATATAATAAAACCCAAACTGTCTTTTTGTTCAGTTTGGGTTTTTAATTATAACAATTTTTTCTTTCGTATCTTATTATAAATAATAAAGAATGAGATTCCAGATAAAAATGCTATACTACCTTCTTTTAGACCATTCGGGATAAATGTCAGTTTTATTTTTCCTGCGCCTTTTTTGACATTAACCTTCATAAAGCCATTTTGTGCCCTTGAGATTTTGATTGATTTTCCATTTTGTGTTGCAGCCCAACCTTTATCATAAGGAATGGTAAAGAATAAAGAACTATCTCGTTGAGCTTGATAATGTGCTGTTATTGTATTATGTTTTGTTGTCACAGATACTTTTTGTCGTTGAATCTTGTTTATCGCTTGTTGAAAATGACTGGTGTCAAGCTTATAAAATTCAGGACTATCAAATGAAACTTTTGAATTATCTGGGAAAGATATTTTAACGGTTATGATTTGTTTTTGCTTAAAATAACCAAGATTAAAAAATGGAAAAACATTGTTGGTACCATAATGCATTTTTTGATTGTTATTTACAGTTATGTCAACTGATTTTTGGTTATCATTTGAGAAAGTTAAGTTTGGCAAAGTTAAATAAACTTGACTATTTGCTGGAACTTCTAAAGTGTAAGTGATGCTGGCAAAAGAGTCATAACTTTCTTTATCTACTTCTGCAGCTATTCTATTTCCAACTTGCTTAACATTATGATTACTTGTAGGAGGTAATCTGTGATAGTATTTTAAATTTAATCCAGAAAGCTGATTGAGAAAACGAGTTTGATTATCTAATGTTAAGTGATTAAACTTTACATCTCTGTAAATTGAATTTGTTAAAAATGCTAGTGAATTAGCATTTTTATTTTCATAAAGTGTTAAATTATCTTTCGTTTTAATGGAAGTAAAACCATATTTTTGAGGATTGTTTGTTGAAATATTATATTTTACACCCAATAAGCTATCCATAAGGATACTATTGTTTTGGTAACGTAAATTTAAATTAGTTCCAGATGACTTAAAACCTAATTTATCAAGAATAGAACTAGCTGCAGTATTGCGGACAGAAGAAAATTGTGAGATACCATTATAATTGTATTTCATACTGTCATTTCCAGTTTGAATAGCTAATTTTTCAGTTCTAAAAAAATTGGAATTTTTCTTTTTACTGTAGTTGACGAGTAAATCAATAGCTGTTAAATCTTGTTCATAAGCATTTCTACTTGCAAAGACCCATTCTTTTGCAATTCCTTCCATTTGATAAAAACTATTTAAACTTAGTTCGAAGCAAACAAATAATAAAGTAGAAATAGTAAATATTTTAACAGAAATATATTTTTTTGTATAAGCCCAAGAAATTAAAAGATAAGTAATCAAAAACTCTAATGTTAAGATGAAATTAACAGAACCTAAAAATTTGTAATGATTCTTAAAAATAAAAGCAGCAATAAAACCAAGTCCTAAGATAGAAAAACTGGCTAGAATGTTTGTGAATTTAATCTCTTTTAGACGCTCCAAGCTTTCTGCAGCTAAGAAGATAATGACAATGGAAAATGTCCAAGAATAACGATGTAGAAACATATTTGGCGCATGCATACCTTGCCAAAATAAATCTAACGGTTGTAAAGAAAAGCTAGCTACTAAAATTGTAATTAAAAGAAAATAAGCAAGTTTCACGTGAAACTTAATAGATCGTAATGTAAAAAATAGAACTGCTAACAATAATGGAATGAGACCAACATAAATCATAGGAATAGAGCCATATTTAGTTGTGTCAAAAGCTCCAATGAAGTTTTTGGCAAAAATATCTAAATACCAACTTTTTTCAGTCAGTAAGGTTGTCACTTTTGTTAATTTTTCACCATGAGTTTTTAAGTCTAGAAAAGTTGGTAAAATCATGATAAGACTCGTTATCCCAGCTAAAATTGATACAATTGTAAAGTCCAGGAAAGATTTAATCCTAGTTTTAAAATCCCATGAAATTTGAACAATATACCATAGAATAAGAAAGAGAACCATCATGTATCCAAAATAATAATTTTGAATGAAAAGAATTGACAGAGATGTAAAGTAAAGAACATAACCTTTTTGGAGTATCAAATAATGTAAACCGAGTAAAATAAGCGGAATAATGATGAAAACATCTAACCAAGTTTTTATTTCAAGTTGACTAACTGCAAAACTCATTAAAGCATAGGATGTTGACAGTATCAAAATAAGATGAGGAGAAATTTTTTTAAAGATAGCTTTAATACTTATGAAACATGTTAATCCCATTAAACCAAACTTTATCAGAGTAAATAAATATACTGCATCCGGCATATTTTTTAAATTGAAAAAGTAAACTAAAGGTGATAAGAAACTTCCAAGATAATAGCTAGATAAAGCATAAAAATTTAATCCAAGTCCACTTGTAAACGTGTAAAAAATACTGTCTGTACCATGCAAAATATTTCTTAAGGTAACATCGAAAATGACATACTGATGAAAACCATCTCCCAAAAGTGGAGAAGTATCACTTTTCCAATAAATTCCATTTATAAAATAAGTTAAAAACAGGATAAAAAATGGGATAAAAAAGGCAAACAGATAATAATGCTTAAGAAGTTTTTTGATTTTTTTCATAGGTTATGATAAATAATAAAATGCTAAAAATTAAGGAACTGAATCTTTTATCAGCTCCTACTGTCGAAAAGGTTTAATCTTTCCAAAGGTTCTTGACTTTTTCTTGTACTTCTTGATTTTCTAAAAATTCATCATAGGTTTCATCAATTCGGTCAATGACACCATTTTTAGAAAGAACAATAATGTGATTAGCAAGTGTCTGGATAAATTCATGATCATGACTAGCAAAAATAATAGATTCTTTAAAGTTTTTCAGACCGTCATTTAGGCTAGAAATAGATTCTAAGTCTAAGTGGTTGGTTGGATCATCTAATATCAAAACGTTTGATTTGAGAAGCATGAGTTTTGACAGCATGACACGAACCTTTTCCCCACCTGACAAAACATTGACAGGTTTGTTAACTTCATCACCAGAGAAAAGCATACGCCCTAAAAACCCTCGAAGGAAAGTATTGTCATCTTCTTCTTTACTTGCAAATTGACGGAGCCAGTCAAGAATAGATTCCCCACTAGCAAAGTCTTTGCTGGTGTCTTTTGGTAGATAAGATTGACTAGTTGTAACGCCCCACTTTACAGTTCCTTCATAGTCAATATCTCCTATAATAGCTCGAATCAAAGCAGTTGTTTGAAGGTCGTTTTGTCCAATCAAGGCTGTCTTATCTCCAGGACGCAGAATGAAGCTGATATTATTAAGAATAATATCGCCGTCAATCTTGACAGAAAGATTTTCGACTGTCAAGAGGTCGTTTCCGATTTCACGTTCTGCTTTGAAGTTAATAAATGGATATTTACGGCTTGATGGGACAATTTCTTCCAATTCAATTTTGTCAAGCATTTTTTTACGAGAAGTTGCTTGCTTAGATTTTGAAGCATTAGCAGAGAAGCGAGCAACGAATTCTTGCAGTTGCTTGATTTTTTCCTCAGCTTTAGCATTGCGGTCTGCTAAGAGTTTAGCAGCTAATTCACTAGATTCTTTCCAGAAGTCATAATTACCAACATAAAGTTTGATTTTACCGAAGTCTAAATCAGCCATATGGGTACATACTTTATTAAGGAAGTGACGATCGTGAGATACAACAATAACGGTGTTTTCAAAATCAATCAAAAAATCTTCTAGCCAAGAGATGGATTGGATATCAAGACCGTTTGTTGGTTCATCTAGTAACAGAACGTCTGGTTTACCAAATAGAGCTTTAGCAAGAAGAACTTTTACTTTATCTCCATTTGATAATTCGTTCATATTTTGGTAGTAGAGGGTTTCAGGAATATGAAGATTTTGTAGCAATTGAGAAGCTTCGGTTTCGGCTTCCCAGCCACCTAATTCAGCAAATTCACCTTCTAATTCAGCTGCTCGGACACCATCTTCATCAGAAAAATCAGGTTTCATATAAATGGTATCTTTTTCTTTCATAATATTATAAAGATGCTCATTCCCCATGATAACTACGTCAATAACTCGATTTTCTTCATAGTCAAAATGATTTTGTCGAAGGACTGAGAGACGTTCATCTGGTCCGAGTGAGATATTTCCAGTAGTTGGTTCGATATCGCCAGCTAAGATTTTTAAAAAAGTTGATTTTCCTGCACCATTAGCGCCGATTAAACCATAAGTATTTCCTTTTGTAAATTTGATATTCACATCATCAAATAATTTTCGATCACTAAATCGTAGTGAGACATCCGATACTGTAAGCAATATTTTTCTCCTAACTCTGTAATTAGTTTCATTTTACTAGAAAATTTGACTTTTTTCAAATGATTCAGGGATAAAATATTACATTTTAGAATATAGAGAAGTAAGAAAAAATAAATAGATTTATAATAAATTTATAAATTTTTAGGAGGAAAAAATGAAAATTTTATTAATAAATGGTTATCAAAAGCATGATTTCTGTAAAGGAGAATTAAATTTTAGTTTGTATAATGTTATGTTGGAAAATTTACGACACAAACATGATATTCAGTTATCGTCAGTTGAGGACTACAACGTAATAAACGAAAGAAATAAATTTTTGTGGGCAGATTTGATTATTTTTCAATTTCCTATTTATTGGTTTAATGTACCTGGGAAGTTGAAATTATATATGGATGAAGTCTTTGAATATGGTCAATTTTATTCATTTGCAGATACTTATGGACAAGGTGGTTTAATGAAAAATAAAGAATATATCTTATCCACAACTTGGAATGCCCCAGAAGAAGTTTTTAATAATCCGGCTGCATTTTTTGATGGAAAAAATGTAGATGATGTTTTAATTTCATTCCATAAGACCATGGAATTTTGTGGTTTAAAGAAAAGAAAAACACTATCTTTTCATAATGTTGTGAAAAATCCTCAATTTAAATTTTATAAACAGACAATAGAAGATTATTTTTTAAAAGAGTTGTAAATAGTGTAAAGGGGGCGTAAAGTGTTAGTTGTTTTTAATTTTAAAAATCAGATGTCAATCAAGCAACAATTAGAATTGTTAGAGAAGTTCAATCAACCAATGAGCAAACAACATCAATTGATTATTGCTCCTATCATACCGGATTATAATGTATATCATTTTGACATTGCAGTTCAAAATTTGTCAATTAAAGGAAGAAATGTAGGTGATTTATCGCCTCAACATTTAAAACATTACAATATAAATTATGCTTTTGTAGGTCATTTAGAAAGGCAAAAGTATTTAAATGAAACAACAAGAATGATTCGCTCAAAGATTGACAATGCTTTACAGAAAAATATTATTCCTATTATTTGTGTAGGAAATCATGAAAATCCTATTTTTGAATGCGCAACATATTTAGATGATCTAGATCTCCAGGATAAACATATTATTGTAGCTTACGAAATATTGAGTGCAACATTAAAAGGAAAAAAAGATTATTCCTTTATAGATGTTGAAGAAAGTTTTCAAGATTTAAAAGATTATTTGGATAATTTAAGTGTAAAGTTTGGTTTTACATATCAGTTGATTTTTGGTGGTGGTGTAAACTGTGAAGATATTGAACAGATTTTAACTATTGGATTTGATGGGATTCTTATTGGAGATAGAATTGAAAGTTTGGTTGAAACCTACCAATACTTACTAAAAGATACTCTTGTATTGATGTAGAAAGACAAGGAGAAGAAAAAATGAAATCAATTTTAGTAACAGGTGGAGCTGGATATATTGGCTCTCATACTGTAAAGGTACTTTTAGATGCTGATTATGATGTGCATGTTTTGGATAATCTAGCATCAGGTGTCAGGGATGCGGTGGATGTAAGAGCACACTTTAAAGAACTGGATGTTTATGATGAGTCTGCATTAAAAGCTTATTTACAATCTCATAAAATTGATGCTGTATTGCACTGTGCAGGGGAAATCGTTGTTAGTGAAAGTATTGAAAATCCTAGTAAATATTTTGCAGCAAATGTAGCTGGTATGAATCGTGTGTTAAAAGTATTATCAGAAGTAGGAATTGATAAAATTATATTTTCTTCTACAGCTTCAGTTTATGGCAATAATTGTATGGATAAACCTGCAAATGAAGATACGCTATTAAATCCAGTAAATCCTTATGCAGAGACAAAACTGATGGGAGAACGCATGATTTATTGGATGGCCAACCGCTATAGTTGGAAATATGTCATTTTTCGTTATTTTAATGTTGCTGGTGCTGCTATGGATACTTCAAATGGTTTGAGGGTTAAAAATCCGACACATATTATCCCTAATATTAATAAAACGGCTCTTGGACAAAATGATGCTTTAAAAATTTATGGCGATGATTATGAAACGCGAGATGGCTCATGCATTCGTGATTATATTCATGTTTTAGATTTAGCGCAGGCACATGTAAAGGGATTTGACTATTTGTTTACAGATTCGTCAACTTCACAGATTTTCAATTTAGGAACAGAACAAGGTTATACTGTCAAGGAAATTTACAATACTGCAGAGCAAATTTTACAGCAAAAAATTCCTCATGAAATTGTGGCACGTCGTTCTGGTGATCCAGCAAGTGTGTTAGCAAATGCCTCTAAAGCAAAAGAATTTTTAAATTGGCAAGCAACTTATTCTTTGAAAGATATTATATTATCTGATTATAAATGGCGTGTGAAAGCTGGTAATTCAATTGTCAAATAATTTTAAGAAGTGTAGAAATAGTTTCTACACATTTTTCTTGAAAATGGTATAATATTATCAAGAAAATTCAAGGAGAATGTGATGTCAAAACCTATTATTTTAACAGGAGATCGTCCAACAGGAAAATTACATATTGGTCATTATGTAGGAAGTTTGCGAAATCGTGTTTTATTACAAGATGAAGGAAAATATGAATTATTTGTATTTTTAGCTGATCAGCAAGCCTTGACAGATCATGCTAAGGATCCTAAGACAATTGTAGAGTCAATTGGAAATGTAGCATTAGACTATTTAGCTGCTGGATTAGATCCTGAAAAGACAACCATTTTTATTCAAAGTCAAATTCCTGAGTTGTCAGAGCTGTCAATGTATTATATGAATTTGGTGTCATTAGCGCGTTTGGAACGTAACCCAACTGTCAAGTCAGAAATTGCTCAAAAAGGATTCGGTGAAAGTATTCCAACTGGTTTTTTAGTTTATCCAATTGCACAAGCAGCAGATATTACTGCTTTTAAAGCGAATTATGTTGCAGTAGGAAATGATCAGAAACCAATGATTGAACAAACTCGTGAAATTGTACGTTCTTTTAACCATACTTATAATTGTGATGTCTTGGTAGAGCCTGAGGGCATTTATCCTCAAAATGAAGCAGCAGGACGTTTGCCGGGGCTTGACGGGAATGCAAAAATGTCTAAATCTTTAAATAATGGCATCTATTTATCTGATGATATGGATACTTTACAAAAGAAAGTGATGAGCATGTATACTGATCCTGATCATATCAAGATTGAAGATCCTGGTAAAATTGAAGGCAATATGGTTTTTCATTATTTAGATGTGTTTGGTCGTCCAGAAGATGCGCGAGAAATTACAGCCATGAAGGAACACTATCAACGAGGTGGACTGGGAGATGTGAAAACAAAACGCTATTTATTAGAAATTTTAGAGCGCGAATTAGGTCCTATTCGTGAACGTCATGTTGAATTTTCAAAAGATATGGGAGCAGTCTACACTATGCTACAAAAAGGTAGCGAAAAAGCACGTCAAGTAGCTAGTCAGACTCTTTCTGATGTAAAATCTGCTATGGGAATTAATTATTTCAAATAAATTAAGAAAGACTGTCACTAAAAGTGATGGTTTTTTAGATAATAGTGATTGACAAATACAGATAGAATGGTATCATATTAACAATAAATACGAGCTGTGCTCAATCAATAAAGAAAAGAGGAATTGTGGATGTCTAACTGGGACACTAAATTTTTGAAAAAAGGTTTTACTTTTGATGATGTATTACTCATTCCTGCAGAGAGTCATGTTTTGCCAAATGATGCGAATTTACAAACAAAATTGGCTGAAAATTTGACACTCAATATTCCAATTATCACCGCAGCAATGGATACTGTTACAGAAAGTAAAATGGCCATTGCTATTGCTCGTGCTGGAGGTCTTGGTGTTATTCACAAAAATATGTCTATTGAGCAACAAGCAGATGAAGTTCGGAAAGTTAAACGATCAGAAAATGGGGTTATCATTGATCCATTCTTTTTGACTCCGACTCATACGGTATCAGATGCAGAAGAGTTGATGGAACGTTATCGTATCAGTGGTGTTCCCGTTGTTGAAACGCTTGAAAACCGCAAATTAGTTGGGATTATTACGAATCGTGATATGCGATTTATTACGGATTACAATCAACCTATTTCAGCGCATATGACGAGTAAAAATCTAGTAACTGCTCCTGTTGGGACAGACCTTGAAACGGCAGAGCGGATACTTCATGAGCATCGTATTGAAAAATTGCCATTGGTTGATGACTACGGTCGTTTATCTGGTCTGATTACAATTAAAGATATTGAAAAAGTAATTGAATTTCCAAATGCAGCTAAAGATGAATATGGTCGTCTTTTGGTTGCTGGTGCAGTAGGAGTTACTTCTGATACATTTGAGCGTGCAGAAGCTTTATTTGAAGCAGGTGCAGATGCTATTGTCATTGATACAGCACATGGACATTCAGCGGGAGTACTTCGGAAGATTGCTGAGATTCGTGAACATTTTCCAGAACGAACGTTGATTGCAGGAAATATTGCTACTGCAGAAGGTGCACGTGCGTTATACGATGCTGGAGTTGATGTTGTGAAAGTCGGAATCGGTCCAGGTTCAATTTGTACCACTCGTGTCATTGCTGGAGTTGGTGTACCTCAAGTGACGGCGATTTATGATGCTGCACAAGTTGCGCGTGAATATGGGAAAACAATTATTGCAGACGGAGGTATTCAGTATTCAGGAGATATTGTGAAGGCACTGGCTGCGGGAGGAAATGCGGTCATGCTCGGTTCAATGTTTGCTGGTACAGATGAAGCGCCAGGTGAAACGGAAATTTTCCAAGGTCGTAAGTTTAAAACATATCGTGGGATGGGTTCGATTGCAGCTATGAAGAAAGGGTCAAGCGATCGTTATTTCCAAGGTTCTGTTAATGAAGCAAATAAATTGGTACCGGAAGGAATTGAAGGTCGTGTAGCTTATAAAGGTGCAGCAGCAGATATCGTTTTCCAAATGATTGGAGGAGTTCGTTCTGGTATGGGATATTGTGGAGCAGCCAATCTCCAAGAGCTACATGACAAAGCTCAATTTATTGAAATGAGTGGAGCTGGTTTGAAAGAAAGCCACCCTCATGATGTTCAAATTACGAATGAAGCTCCAAACTATTCTGTACAATAAGATTTATTATAAAAGCTCTGCAGTAGATAATGCAGAGCTTTTATAATTAACATACTTTGCAAACGTGTAAAGCGTGTTAATATCTAGTTTACACCTTGTCTTCAGTTAAATGTCCTTCATGAATTGAGAAAATTTTAATATTAGAAGGCATGTTTTGTAGATGTTCTAGAGTTGTTGTTGTCATAAATGTTTGGATATTTTGAGAAATAGTTTCAAGTAAATTAAGTTGACGACTATTGTCAAGTTCACTCATAACATCGTCAAGTAGAAGAATTGGTTTTTCTTTAGTAACAGTTTCCATGAGCTCAATTTCTGCCAGTTTGAGAGATAAAACCACGCTTCGATGTTGTCCTTGACTACCAAAATTGGCATTCATGTCATTGATATAAAAAGCAATATCATCTCGATGGGGACCAACTCCAGTATTTTTTTTAAATAAATCTCTACTACGGCTTTGCTTTAATGCAATTTGGAAAGATTCTTTTAACTTATTGGAATCTGAAAGTGGAACAGAAGAGCAGTACTTAATGGTTAAGTTTTCTAAATGACTTGAGAGTTCCAAATGCTTTTGTTGGCCAAAGTGCTCTAATTTTTTGAGAAATTCTATCCTATGCTGCATAACACGACAACCAAACTCTACTAGTTGATCATCTAAAACTGCTAAAAAAGTCTCATCCATTGTTTTTGCTGTTTTTAAATAAGTATTTCTTTGTTTTAAGACATGGTGGTAATTTGATAAATCAGATAAATAGATTGGTTTAATTTGCCCCAATTCTATATCAATAAATTTTCGTCTAAGGGCTGGAGCTCCTTTAATCAACTGTAAATCTTCTGGAGCAAATAAAACAACATTCATATTTCCAACATAATCAGATAGTTTG is a window from the Streptococcus anginosus subsp. whileyi MAS624 genome containing:
- the trpS gene encoding tryptophan--tRNA ligase translates to MSKPIILTGDRPTGKLHIGHYVGSLRNRVLLQDEGKYELFVFLADQQALTDHAKDPKTIVESIGNVALDYLAAGLDPEKTTIFIQSQIPELSELSMYYMNLVSLARLERNPTVKSEIAQKGFGESIPTGFLVYPIAQAADITAFKANYVAVGNDQKPMIEQTREIVRSFNHTYNCDVLVEPEGIYPQNEAAGRLPGLDGNAKMSKSLNNGIYLSDDMDTLQKKVMSMYTDPDHIKIEDPGKIEGNMVFHYLDVFGRPEDAREITAMKEHYQRGGLGDVKTKRYLLEILERELGPIRERHVEFSKDMGAVYTMLQKGSEKARQVASQTLSDVKSAMGINYFK
- a CDS encoding ATP-binding cassette domain-containing protein — protein: MLTVSDVSLRFSDRKLFDDVNIKFTKGNTYGLIGANGAGKSTFLKILAGDIEPTTGNISLGPDERLSVLRQNHFDYEENRVIDVVIMGNEHLYNIMKEKDTIYMKPDFSDEDGVRAAELEGEFAELGGWEAETEASQLLQNLHIPETLYYQNMNELSNGDKVKVLLAKALFGKPDVLLLDEPTNGLDIQSISWLEDFLIDFENTVIVVSHDRHFLNKVCTHMADLDFGKIKLYVGNYDFWKESSELAAKLLADRNAKAEEKIKQLQEFVARFSANASKSKQATSRKKMLDKIELEEIVPSSRKYPFINFKAEREIGNDLLTVENLSVKIDGDIILNNISFILRPGDKTALIGQNDLQTTALIRAIIGDIDYEGTVKWGVTTSQSYLPKDTSKDFASGESILDWLRQFASKEEDDNTFLRGFLGRMLFSGDEVNKPVNVLSGGEKVRVMLSKLMLLKSNVLILDDPTNHLDLESISSLNDGLKNFKESIIFASHDHEFIQTLANHIIVLSKNGVIDRIDETYDEFLENQEVQEKVKNLWKD
- a CDS encoding YfhO family protein encodes the protein MKKIKKLLKHYYLFAFFIPFFILFLTYFINGIYWKSDTSPLLGDGFHQYVIFDVTLRNILHGTDSIFYTFTSGLGLNFYALSSYYLGSFLSPLVYFFNLKNMPDAVYLFTLIKFGLMGLTCFISIKAIFKKISPHLILILSTSYALMSFAVSQLEIKTWLDVFIIIPLILLGLHYLILQKGYVLYFTSLSILFIQNYYFGYMMVLFLILWYIVQISWDFKTRIKSFLDFTIVSILAGITSLIMILPTFLDLKTHGEKLTKVTTLLTEKSWYLDIFAKNFIGAFDTTKYGSIPMIYVGLIPLLLAVLFFTLRSIKFHVKLAYFLLITILVASFSLQPLDLFWQGMHAPNMFLHRYSWTFSIVIIFLAAESLERLKEIKFTNILASFSILGLGFIAAFIFKNHYKFLGSVNFILTLEFLITYLLISWAYTKKYISVKIFTISTLLFVCFELSLNSFYQMEGIAKEWVFASRNAYEQDLTAIDLLVNYSKKKNSNFFRTEKLAIQTGNDSMKYNYNGISQFSSVRNTAASSILDKLGFKSSGTNLNLRYQNNSILMDSLLGVKYNISTNNPQKYGFTSIKTKDNLTLYENKNANSLAFLTNSIYRDVKFNHLTLDNQTRFLNQLSGLNLKYYHRLPPTSNHNVKQVGNRIAAEVDKESYDSFASITYTLEVPANSQVYLTLPNLTFSNDNQKSVDITVNNNQKMHYGTNNVFPFFNLGYFKQKQIITVKISFPDNSKVSFDSPEFYKLDTSHFQQAINKIQRQKVSVTTKHNTITAHYQAQRDSSLFFTIPYDKGWAATQNGKSIKISRAQNGFMKVNVKKGAGKIKLTFIPNGLKEGSIAFLSGISFFIIYNKIRKKKLL
- a CDS encoding triose-phosphate isomerase; this encodes MLVVFNFKNQMSIKQQLELLEKFNQPMSKQHQLIIAPIIPDYNVYHFDIAVQNLSIKGRNVGDLSPQHLKHYNINYAFVGHLERQKYLNETTRMIRSKIDNALQKNIIPIICVGNHENPIFECATYLDDLDLQDKHIIVAYEILSATLKGKKDYSFIDVEESFQDLKDYLDNLSVKFGFTYQLIFGGGVNCEDIEQILTIGFDGILIGDRIESLVETYQYLLKDTLVLM
- the guaB gene encoding IMP dehydrogenase; protein product: MSNWDTKFLKKGFTFDDVLLIPAESHVLPNDANLQTKLAENLTLNIPIITAAMDTVTESKMAIAIARAGGLGVIHKNMSIEQQADEVRKVKRSENGVIIDPFFLTPTHTVSDAEELMERYRISGVPVVETLENRKLVGIITNRDMRFITDYNQPISAHMTSKNLVTAPVGTDLETAERILHEHRIEKLPLVDDYGRLSGLITIKDIEKVIEFPNAAKDEYGRLLVAGAVGVTSDTFERAEALFEAGADAIVIDTAHGHSAGVLRKIAEIREHFPERTLIAGNIATAEGARALYDAGVDVVKVGIGPGSICTTRVIAGVGVPQVTAIYDAAQVAREYGKTIIADGGIQYSGDIVKALAAGGNAVMLGSMFAGTDEAPGETEIFQGRKFKTYRGMGSIAAMKKGSSDRYFQGSVNEANKLVPEGIEGRVAYKGAAADIVFQMIGGVRSGMGYCGAANLQELHDKAQFIEMSGAGLKESHPHDVQITNEAPNYSVQ
- the recF gene encoding DNA replication/repair protein RecF (All proteins in this family for which functions are known are DNA-binding proteins that assist the filamentation of RecA onto DNA for the initiation of recombination or recombinational repair.), producing the protein MWLKNLQIQHFRNYEATEIDFHSGLNIFLGQNAQGKTNILEAIYFLALTRSHRTRSDKDLIYFSKDTLKISGQLVKQTGNISLEIDLTPKGRITKVNHLKQSKLSDYVGNMNVVLFAPEDLQLIKGAPALRRKFIDIELGQIKPIYLSDLSNYHHVLKQRNTYLKTAKTMDETFLAVLDDQLVEFGCRVMQHRIEFLKKLEHFGQQKHLELSSHLENLTIKYCSSVPLSDSNKLKESFQIALKQSRSRDLFKKNTGVGPHRDDIAFYINDMNANFGSQGQHRSVVLSLKLAEIELMETVTKEKPILLLDDVMSELDNSRQLNLLETISQNIQTFMTTTTLEHLQNMPSNIKIFSIHEGHLTEDKV
- a CDS encoding NAD(P)H-dependent oxidoreductase; the encoded protein is MKILLINGYQKHDFCKGELNFSLYNVMLENLRHKHDIQLSSVEDYNVINERNKFLWADLIIFQFPIYWFNVPGKLKLYMDEVFEYGQFYSFADTYGQGGLMKNKEYILSTTWNAPEEVFNNPAAFFDGKNVDDVLISFHKTMEFCGLKKRKTLSFHNVVKNPQFKFYKQTIEDYFLKEL
- the galE gene encoding UDP-glucose 4-epimerase GalE, giving the protein MKSILVTGGAGYIGSHTVKVLLDADYDVHVLDNLASGVRDAVDVRAHFKELDVYDESALKAYLQSHKIDAVLHCAGEIVVSESIENPSKYFAANVAGMNRVLKVLSEVGIDKIIFSSTASVYGNNCMDKPANEDTLLNPVNPYAETKLMGERMIYWMANRYSWKYVIFRYFNVAGAAMDTSNGLRVKNPTHIIPNINKTALGQNDALKIYGDDYETRDGSCIRDYIHVLDLAQAHVKGFDYLFTDSSTSQIFNLGTEQGYTVKEIYNTAEQILQQKIPHEIVARRSGDPASVLANASKAKEFLNWQATYSLKDIILSDYKWRVKAGNSIVK